One Streptomyces sp. ML-6 genomic region harbors:
- a CDS encoding VOC family protein, producing the protein MTTEGFTTCLWFDGQAEEAAEYYLTVFKNSRLGRIGRYTEAGPGPAGSVMTVEFELNGQKFVGLNGGPEFTFNEAVSFQIRCADQAEVDHYWSSLTDGGEEGPCGWLRDRYGVSWQVVPEALLEMVLDPDAEKGARTTRAMMTMKKLDIAALRAAHDGA; encoded by the coding sequence ATGACCACCGAAGGCTTCACCACGTGTCTGTGGTTCGACGGGCAGGCCGAGGAGGCGGCGGAGTACTACCTCACGGTCTTCAAGAACTCACGCCTCGGCAGGATCGGCCGCTACACCGAGGCGGGGCCGGGGCCCGCCGGGTCGGTGATGACGGTCGAGTTCGAGCTCAACGGCCAGAAGTTCGTCGGACTGAACGGCGGGCCGGAGTTCACGTTCAACGAGGCCGTCTCGTTCCAGATCCGCTGTGCGGACCAGGCCGAGGTGGATCACTACTGGAGCAGCCTCACCGACGGGGGCGAGGAGGGGCCCTGCGGCTGGCTGAGGGACCGGTACGGCGTCTCCTGGCAGGTCGTGCCCGAGGCGCTGCTGGAGATGGTCCTCGACCCGGACGCGGAGAAGGGCGCCAGGACCACTAGGGCGATGATGACCATGAAGAAGCTGGACATCGCCGCCCTGCGCGCGGCCCACGACGGGGCCTGA
- a CDS encoding sensor histidine kinase: MIPKGGRGLLQLLDLVAALLLTSGYVGFVRMDSGDGQAHYTGPFWLGCLIAAGVGLPVAVRRRRPLLVLATVLVALAAASLLDIVREPYVAAGLGAYAVGLVEPARRSVPALAVAVAVAGGAVYLGEAVITPAEDPWGAVGVAGAAVLVIGGSWGAGFVVRERRAAALRDERRRAERAVEEERLRIARELHDIVSHNLGLIAVKAGVAGHVAGADPQEARDALKVIEETSRSALAEMRRTLGVLRSRNTPPDTPLGPVPDLGRLDELAVAAGRAGTDIRFAVHGTEGLAEGMRVTVHRIVQEAVTNVVRHASPTRCRVAVEADVHEIRIDVTDEGPPPGRRRSGHELPGGHGLLGMRERVMMYHGSFAAGPRPEGGFAVAVRLPVDGERST, from the coding sequence ATGATCCCCAAGGGTGGCCGCGGACTGCTCCAACTCCTCGACCTCGTCGCGGCGTTGCTCCTGACCTCCGGCTACGTCGGATTCGTCCGGATGGACTCCGGCGACGGCCAGGCGCACTACACCGGGCCGTTCTGGCTGGGGTGCCTGATCGCCGCCGGAGTGGGCCTGCCCGTCGCCGTACGCCGCCGTCGGCCGCTCCTCGTCCTGGCGACCGTCCTCGTCGCGCTGGCCGCCGCCTCGCTCCTGGACATCGTCCGCGAACCGTACGTCGCGGCCGGTCTCGGGGCCTACGCGGTCGGTCTCGTCGAACCCGCCCGCCGCTCCGTGCCCGCGCTGGCCGTCGCGGTGGCGGTGGCGGGCGGTGCCGTCTACCTCGGCGAAGCCGTGATCACCCCGGCCGAGGACCCGTGGGGGGCCGTCGGGGTGGCCGGGGCCGCGGTGCTGGTGATCGGCGGCTCCTGGGGTGCGGGCTTCGTCGTGCGTGAACGCCGGGCCGCCGCCCTGCGCGACGAACGGCGCCGCGCGGAGCGTGCCGTGGAGGAGGAACGCCTCAGGATCGCCCGGGAGTTGCACGACATCGTCTCGCACAACCTCGGTCTCATCGCCGTCAAGGCGGGCGTCGCCGGACACGTCGCGGGCGCCGATCCGCAGGAGGCGAGGGACGCGCTGAAGGTCATCGAGGAGACCAGCCGGTCCGCCCTGGCCGAGATGCGGCGCACGCTCGGAGTGCTGCGCAGCCGGAACACGCCCCCGGACACGCCCCTGGGCCCGGTCCCGGACCTCGGCCGCCTGGACGAACTGGCCGTCGCCGCCGGGCGGGCGGGCACGGACATCCGCTTCGCGGTCCACGGCACGGAGGGCCTGGCCGAGGGGATGCGGGTGACCGTCCACCGGATCGTCCAGGAGGCCGTCACCAATGTCGTACGACACGCGTCCCCGACCCGCTGCCGGGTCGCGGTCGAGGCGGACGTGCACGAGATCCGCATAGACGTCACCGACGAGGGTCCACCGCCGGGCCGTCGTCGTTCCGGCCACGAACTTCCCGGCGGACACGGACTTTTGGGCATGCGGGAGCGGGTCATGATGTACCACGGCAGCTTCGCCGCGGGGCCCCGCCCGGAGGGCGGCTTCGCGGTGGCCGTCCGGCTGCCGGTCGACGGGGAGCGGAGCACATGA
- a CDS encoding response regulator transcription factor: MPVRVLVADDQAMVRGSFRVLIDHTPGMTAVGEAATGAEAVGIARRERPDVVLMDIRMPELDGIEATRRICADPATSGVRVLILTTFDLDEYVYAALRAGAAGFLLKDTPPTEVLAAIGVVAAGESLLAPSVTSRLIAEFARRPEPGRPPARSLDGVTDRELEVLGLIARGLSNAELAEHLHLSPATVKTHIGRLLAKLRARDRAQLVIVAYETGLVDARRREA; this comes from the coding sequence GTGCCGGTCCGGGTGCTGGTCGCGGACGACCAGGCCATGGTGCGCGGCAGCTTCCGCGTGCTGATCGACCACACCCCCGGCATGACGGCGGTGGGCGAGGCGGCGACCGGTGCGGAGGCCGTCGGGATCGCGCGGCGCGAACGCCCCGACGTGGTGCTGATGGACATCCGCATGCCGGAGCTCGACGGCATCGAGGCCACCCGCCGCATCTGCGCGGACCCGGCCACCTCCGGGGTGCGGGTCCTCATCCTCACCACCTTCGACCTGGACGAGTACGTCTACGCCGCGCTGCGCGCCGGGGCTGCGGGCTTCCTCCTGAAGGACACCCCGCCGACCGAGGTCCTCGCCGCCATCGGAGTCGTCGCCGCGGGGGAATCGCTGCTCGCGCCCTCGGTGACGAGCCGCCTGATCGCGGAGTTCGCCCGCCGCCCGGAACCGGGCCGCCCGCCGGCCCGTTCGCTGGACGGGGTCACGGACCGGGAGCTGGAGGTGCTCGGCCTGATCGCGCGCGGTCTGTCCAACGCGGAGCTCGCGGAACACCTCCACCTGAGCCCGGCCACGGTGAAGACGCACATCGGCCGGCTGCTCGCCAAGCTCCGGGCCCGCGACCGGGCCCAACTCGTCATTGTCGCCTACGAGACCGGGCTGGTCGACGCCCGGAGGCGCGAGGCGTGA